A region from the Vicia villosa cultivar HV-30 ecotype Madison, WI linkage group LG3, Vvil1.0, whole genome shotgun sequence genome encodes:
- the LOC131655383 gene encoding transcription factor bHLH94-like — protein sequence MALETVVFPQDPFNYSFKDNNYFNLLSNDYGNSTLQAEEQENVLLGIINNNNNNNVVQQQQQQQNLHANWDSCSVKDQWEYSHSSSPEICTVDQTIKAPTESATETATCRRKRRRIKSAKNKEEIENQRMTHITVERNRRKQMNEYLNVLRSLMPSSYVQRGDQASIIGGAINFVKELEQLLQSMGGQKKTKENISLNGQPFSEFFTFPQYTTHNNNNNKLTMEQKQCAVADIEVTMVDTHANIKILSKKQTGQLMKIVVGLQNLRLTILHLNVTTLDQMVLYSVSVKVEEGSQLNSVDEIAAAVNQLLRTVQQELAYQ from the exons ATGGCACTTGAAACCGTTGTTTTTCCTCAAGATCCATTCAATTATAGTTTTAAGGATAATAATTACTTCAACTTATTAAGTAATGACTATGGTAATAGTACTTTACAAGCTGAAGAACAAGAGAATGTTCTCCTAggaatcatcaacaacaacaacaacaacaacgtagtacaacaacaacaacaacaacaaaatctccATGCAAATTGGGATTCTTGTTCTGTTAAGGATCAATGGGAATATTCACACTCTTCTTCTCCTGAAATCTGCACCGTTGATCAAACTATCAAAGCTCCAACGGAATCAGCTACAGAAACTGCCACGTGTCGGAGAAAACGACGTCGTATTAAGAGTGCGAAGAACAAAGAGGAAATTGAAAACCAAAGGATGACTCATATCACTGTTGAAAGAAATCGTAGAAAACAAATGAATGAGTACTTGAACGTGCTAAGATCTTTGATGCCTTCTTCTTATGTTCAAAGG GGTGACCAGGCTTCAATTATTGGGGGAGCAATAAACTTTGTAAAAGAGTTAGAACAACTTTTACAGTCGATGGGGGGCCAGAAGAAAACGAAGGAAAACATATCCTTAAATGGACAACCTTTTTCTGAGTTTTTCACTTTTCCTCAGTACACAActcacaacaacaataacaacaaacttaCTATGGAACAAAAACAATGTGCTGTGGCAGACATTGAAGTCACCATGGTAGATACTCATGCCAACATCAAAATACTGTCCAAGAAACAAACCGGACAGCTTATGAAAATTGTTGTTGGGTTGCAAAATCTTAGACTCACCATTCTTCATCTCAATGTCACTACTCTTGATCAAATGGTTCTTTACTCAGTCAGTGTCAAG GTAGAGGAGGGGAGTCAGCTGAATAGTGTGGATGAAATTGCGGCTGCTGTGAATCAACTATTAAGGACAGTTCAACAAGAGTTGGCTTATCAATGA